A single window of Mangifera indica cultivar Alphonso chromosome 18, CATAS_Mindica_2.1, whole genome shotgun sequence DNA harbors:
- the LOC123202137 gene encoding dnaJ homolog subfamily C member 2-like gives MVIHASYRLISYSKEIVDGQQIFVSSNCLPVKSSKYEPAGHSFHAAALKLLGCEEYTDSDDQKVSNDKEHTSLPQYESYSSKGKKKSGTGSNQQDHYALLGLSHLRYLATEDQIRKAYRETALKYHPDKQAALLLAEETEAAKQARKDDIESHFKAVQEAYEVLIDPVKRRIYDSTDEFDDEIPSDCTPQDFFKVFGPAFMRNGRWSVNQPVPSLGDESTPLKEADNFYNFWYSFKSWREFPHADEFDLEQAESRDHKRWMERQNAKLSEKARKEEHSRVRSLVDNAYKRDPRILKRKEEEKVEKQRKKEAKFLAKKLQEEEAARAAEEEKRRKEEEEKLAAEAALQQKKLKEKEKKFLRKERTRLRTLSASIVSQHLLDLSEEVVESLCMSLDTEKLRSLCDKLENKEGLEQAKVIRNALGCVHECEGKNQDEKNNLQQNGSAEANGIIHLKSFEKKEKPWGREEIELLRKGIQKYPKGTSRRWEVISEYIGTGRTVEEILKATKTVLLQKPDGAKAFDSFLEKRKPAQSIASPLTTREDVEGLSIPQGPQETAAKVDIPEGSTSSKSPVDVSALDGVSSSSDQDVWSAVQERALVQALKTFPKETSQRWERVAAAVPGKTVNQCKKKFALLKENFRNKKSSV, from the coding sequence ATGGTAATCCATGCTAGTTATCGTTTAATTTCCTACTCAAAAGAGATTGTAGATGGACAGCAGATTTTTGTTTCTTCAAATTGTCTTCCTGTAAAGTCTTCAAAATATGAACCTGCTGGTCATTCTTTTCATGCTGCTGCACTTAAACTCCTTGGGTGTGAGGAATATACTGATTCTGATGATCAGAAAGTTTCCAATGATAAGGAACATACATCTTTGCCACAATATGAGTCTTATAGTAGCAAAGGTAAAAAGAAGTCTGGTACAGGAAGCAATCAGCAAGATCATTATGCACTTTTGGGATTGAGTCATTTGAGATACCTTGCCACTGAGGATCAGATAAGAAAAGCTTACCGTGAGACTGCCTTGAAATACCATCCTGACAAGCAGGCTGCACTTCTTCTTGCCGAGGAAACTGAAGCTGCAAAACAGGCAAGGAAGGATGACATAGAAAGTCACTTTAAGGCTGTCCAAGAAGCATATGAGGTCTTGATTGACCCTGTGAAGAGAAGGATATATGATTCCACAGATGAGTTTGATGATGAAATCCCATCTGACTGTACCCCACAAGATTTTTTCAAAGTCTTTGGTCCAGCTTTTATGAGGAATGGAAGGTGGTCAGTTAATCAACCAGTACCATCTTTGGGTGATGAGAGTACTCCATTGAAGGAAGCTgataatttttacaatttttggtATAGCTTTAAAAGCTGGAGAGAGTTCCCACATGCAGACGAGTTTGATCTTGAACAGGCCGAGTCTCGTGATCATAAGAGATGGATGGAGAGGCAGAATGCTAAACTTTCAGAAAAAGCTAGGAAGGAAGAACATTCACGGGTGCGTTCTCTTGTTGACAATGCATACAAACGAGACCCTAGAATTCTGAAGAGAAAGGAGGAGGAGAAAGTTGAGAAGCAAAGGAAAAAGGAAGCTAAATTTCTGGCAAAGAAGTTGCAGGAAGAAGAAGCTGCTAGGGCTGCTGAAGAAGAGAAACGCCGAAAAGAGGAGGAGGAAAAACTAGCAGCTGAAGCTGCATTACAACAGAAGAAGCTgaaggaaaaagagaagaagttCTTACGCAAAGAGCGGACTCGACTTAGAACACTTTCAGCATCCATTGTATCTCAGCATTTGCTTGATCTATCTGAGGAGGTTGTGGAAAGTCTGTGTATGTCCCTTGATACTGAGAAGCTGAGAAGTTTGTGTGATAAATTGGAAAACAAGGAAGGCCTGGAACAAGCCAAAGTTATAAGGAATGCACTAGGGTGTGTTCATGAATGTGAGGGAAAGAAccaagatgaaaaaaataatttacagcAGAATGGTTCTGCAGAGGCTAATGGAATTATCCATTTAAAAAGCTTTGAGAAGAAGGAGAAGCCTTGGGGAAGGGAAGAGATTGAGCTATTAAGAAAAGGAATCCAAAAGTATCCCAAAGGAACATCTAGAAGGTGGGAGGTTATTTCAGAGTACATTGGTACAGGGAGAACTGTGGAAGAAATTCTGAAGGCAACCAAAACAGTTCTCCTCCAGAAGCCTGATGGTGCAAAAGCTTTTGATTCTTTTCTTGAGAAGAGGAAACCTGCACAGTCCATTGCTTCTCCCCTTACAACTAGGGAAGATGTGGAAGGGTTATCGATCCCCCAGGGGCCTCAGGAAACAGCTGCAAAGGTGGATATCCCAGAAGGGTCTACAAGTTCAAAGAGTCCTGTGGATGTGTCTGCTTTAGATGGGGTTTCTTCGAGTTCTGATCAAGATGTGTGGTCTGCTGTACAAGAAAGAGCACTGGTTCAGGCTCTAAAAACCTTCCCCAAGGAAACCAGTCAGCGCTGGGAGAGAGTTGCAGCTGCTGTTCCTGGAAAGACTGTAAATCAGTGCAAGAAAAAGTTTGCACTACTGAAGGAGAACTTTAGAAACAAGAAAAGTTCAGTTTAG
- the LOC123201440 gene encoding mitochondrial succinate-fumarate transporter 1-like, whose amino-acid sequence MKAVSGSLGGIVEACFLQPIDVIKTRLQLDTTGTYKGITEGVRALWKGLTPFATHLTLKYLRMGSNAVRQQAFRGSQTGNIINQGRILSGFGAGVPESLAIVTPFEIRFTVVKIRLQQQRGLSPELLKCKGPIHSARMIIHEEGILGLWAGAGPTVMCNGTNQAAMFTAKNAFDVLLWKKHEGDGKVFQPWQSMISGFLAGTVGPLCTGPFDVVKTRLMAQSQAGGELKYKGMIHAIRTIYAKEGLRALWKGLLPRLMGIPPGQAIMWPVADQVTGLYERRYTHNTHL is encoded by the exons ATGAAGGCGGTTTCGGGTTCATTGGGAGGGATCGTGGAGGCCTGTTTTTTACAACCCATCGACGTTATTAAGACGAGGTTACAGCTGGATACGACGGGGACTTACAAGGGAATTACGGAAGGCGTAAGGGCTCTCTGGAAGGGTTTGACACCCTTCGCTACACACTTGACATTGAAGTACCTTCGAATGGGGTCAAATGCGGTGCGTCAACAAGCTTTTAGGGGCTCACAAACTGGGAACATTATTAATCAAGGTCGAATTCTTTCTGGGTTCGGTGCTGGTGTTCCTGAATCTCTCGCTATTGTTACTCCTTTCGAGATTCGTTTcacg GTGGTGAAAATTAGACTGCAGCAACAGAGAGGGTTGAGTCCCGAGCTTCTAAAGTGCAAGGGTCCGATACACTCTGCTCGTATGATCATCCATGAAGAAGGGATCCTTGGACTCTGGGCAGGGGCTGGCCCAACTGTTATGTGCAATGGGACAAACCAGGCTGCCATGTTCACAGCTAAAAATGCTTTTGATGTACTTTTGTGGAAGAAACATGAAGGCGATGGGAAAGTCTTTCAACCATGGCAATCTATGATATCAGGATTCCTTGCTGGAACAGTTGGTCCACTATGCACTGGCCCTTTTGATGTAGTCAAAACAAGGTTAATGGCACAGAGTCAAGCTGGGGGTGAGTTGAAGTACAAAGGTATGATTCATGCTATCAGAACAATATATGCCAAGGAGGGGCTTCGTGCCTTGTGGAAAGGACTGCTGCCTCGGCTCATGGGGATTCCCCCTGGCCAGGCCATCATGTGGCCTGTGGCTGACCAAGTAACTGGTCTTTATGAGAGGAGATATACGCACAACACACACTTGTAg
- the LOC123202468 gene encoding carrot ABA-induced in somatic embryos 3 produces MASEQERRELDGRAKQGETVIPGGTGGKSLEAQEHLAEGHKRGGERRREQLGTEGYQELGHRGGETRREQIGTEGYKEMGRKGGLSTMNKSGGERAAEEGIQIDESKYRTHS; encoded by the exons ATGGCATCAGAGCAGGAAAGACGAGAGCTTGACGGAAGGGCAAAGCAGGGAGAGACGGTTATACCTGGTGGAACAGGTGGCAAGAGCCTGGAAGCTCAGGAACACCTTGCTGAGG GGCATAAGCGTGGAGGGGAGAGGAGGAGAGAGCAACTTGGAACTGAAGGATATCAGGAGCTGGGACACCGTGGAGGGGAGACAAGGAGGGAGCAAATTGGGACTGAAGGGTACAAGGAAATGGGGCGCAAAGGTGGGCTCAGCACCATGAACAAGTCTGGAGGAGAACGTGCGGCTGAGGAAGGAATCCAGATTGACGAGTCCAAGTACAGGACTCATAGTTAA